A single genomic interval of Streptomyces graminofaciens harbors:
- a CDS encoding ABC transporter permease: MSDSKTYPPTPTAAGGSSAPKAATAHRPPRSVGFTSALLGSSAGRILPVFVLIVAALSLTANDFLSVDNITNVLRQMVFVSVIAFAATFVIGMGGIDLSVGATTALTGLFMADLMLQGVNIYLAVLAGLLLGGLIGLVNGLLIDRLGISPFICTLAAMIILRGVIMVYSQGVPLTGLGFPEFQWFGQGSIAGVPVPVLTMGLVFAVCWYLLYRTKYGRYVLSIGSNREAARLVGIGISRIQVSVYVMAGLAAALAGLLLTSRLEAAMPEAATNYELDVIAAVVIGGTSLNGGKASLAGTAIGAALMAVVRNGLNLLNVNTFWHQVVIGSIILVAVSFDSLSARRRAKTS, from the coding sequence ATGAGTGACAGCAAGACGTATCCCCCGACACCCACGGCTGCCGGAGGCTCCTCCGCGCCAAAGGCCGCGACTGCCCACCGCCCGCCCCGCTCGGTGGGCTTCACATCCGCGCTGCTCGGCAGCAGTGCGGGGCGGATTCTTCCCGTCTTCGTGCTGATCGTCGCGGCGCTGAGCCTGACGGCGAACGACTTCCTCAGCGTCGACAACATCACCAACGTCCTGCGGCAGATGGTCTTCGTTTCCGTCATCGCCTTCGCGGCGACGTTCGTGATCGGCATGGGCGGCATCGACCTGTCGGTGGGCGCCACCACCGCCCTGACCGGCCTGTTCATGGCCGACCTGATGCTGCAGGGCGTCAACATCTACCTCGCCGTACTCGCCGGCCTGCTGTTGGGCGGCCTCATAGGCCTCGTCAACGGCTTGCTCATCGACCGGCTCGGCATCTCGCCGTTCATCTGCACCCTCGCAGCCATGATCATCCTCCGAGGGGTGATCATGGTGTACAGCCAGGGAGTCCCACTGACCGGGCTCGGCTTCCCCGAGTTCCAGTGGTTCGGCCAGGGCTCCATTGCCGGGGTTCCCGTCCCGGTGCTCACGATGGGCCTCGTCTTCGCTGTCTGCTGGTACCTCCTGTACCGCACCAAGTACGGCCGGTACGTGCTGTCGATCGGCAGCAACCGGGAAGCCGCGCGACTCGTCGGGATCGGCATATCGCGGATTCAGGTGTCGGTGTACGTGATGGCGGGCCTTGCCGCCGCGCTGGCGGGGCTGTTGTTGACCTCCCGGCTCGAAGCCGCGATGCCGGAGGCGGCGACCAACTACGAACTGGACGTCATCGCCGCCGTCGTCATCGGCGGCACCAGCCTCAACGGCGGCAAGGCGTCCCTGGCCGGCACGGCGATCGGCGCGGCCCTGATGGCGGTGGTGCGCAACGGATTGAACCTGCTGAACGTCAACACGTTCTGGCACCAGGTGGTCATCGGTTCCATCATTCTCGTCGCGGTTTCCTTCGACTCTCTCAGCGCGCGCCGACGGGCCAAGACATCTTGA
- a CDS encoding putative quinol monooxygenase: MASQSIRIVAEVTAHPGRSEELWQNLAELVEPTRKEAGNISYDILQDLDNPDHFLFYEEWESREYFERHLESPHVADYDRATRHLISISVRISVCTLRTDLKA; this comes from the coding sequence GTGGCTAGTCAATCGATTCGAATCGTCGCCGAAGTAACGGCGCACCCGGGACGGTCCGAAGAGCTCTGGCAGAATCTCGCCGAGCTGGTGGAGCCCACCCGGAAAGAGGCCGGGAACATCAGCTACGACATACTCCAGGACCTGGACAATCCTGATCACTTCCTCTTCTACGAGGAGTGGGAATCCAGGGAATATTTCGAGCGGCATCTCGAGTCCCCGCACGTCGCCGACTACGACCGCGCCACCCGTCACCTGATCTCGATTTCGGTACGCATCTCCGTGTGCACTCTGCGTACCGACCTGAAGGCATGA
- a CDS encoding SDR family NAD(P)-dependent oxidoreductase: MNRLQGKVAVITGSSSGIGRAIALRFAEEGANVVVSDVRATPREGGFEDDGDVATADLIVKRGGQAVFVPCDVSSHDEVRALAHAAVERFGRLDQWVNNAAVRRYGKVAHEYSDDDLNQILDVNVKGTYFGSVEAVKVFLEQGDGGNIINIVSTSGLRGHPRQALYNTSKGATRLLTMSLATDYGPKGIRVNGICPTFVKTSFTRDEFDDTEFQNSLAQGLPLGRWGEAADVANAAVFLASDESSMVTGHLLSVDGGETLSRYI, translated from the coding sequence ATGAACAGGTTGCAGGGCAAGGTGGCCGTGATCACCGGCTCCAGCTCGGGCATCGGCCGCGCCATCGCCCTACGGTTCGCCGAGGAAGGCGCCAACGTGGTCGTGAGCGATGTGCGCGCGACCCCGCGGGAAGGCGGTTTCGAGGACGACGGTGACGTGGCGACGGCCGACCTGATCGTCAAACGCGGCGGTCAGGCCGTGTTCGTCCCCTGTGACGTCTCATCGCACGACGAAGTGCGGGCACTGGCGCACGCGGCCGTGGAGCGGTTCGGAAGGCTCGACCAGTGGGTGAACAACGCGGCCGTCCGCCGCTACGGAAAGGTCGCCCACGAATACAGCGACGACGATCTGAACCAGATCCTCGACGTCAACGTGAAGGGGACGTACTTCGGCTCCGTGGAAGCCGTCAAGGTGTTCCTGGAGCAGGGGGACGGCGGCAATATCATCAACATCGTCTCCACTTCCGGCTTGCGCGGTCATCCGCGTCAGGCGCTGTACAACACCAGCAAGGGCGCCACCCGCCTGCTCACCATGTCCCTGGCGACCGACTACGGCCCGAAGGGAATCCGGGTCAACGGAATCTGCCCCACCTTCGTGAAGACCTCCTTCACCCGTGACGAATTCGACGACACCGAATTCCAGAACTCCTTGGCCCAAGGACTGCCGCTCGGCCGCTGGGGCGAGGCGGCCGACGTCGCGAACGCCGCCGTCTTTCTCGCTTCCGACGAATCCAGCATGGTCACCGGACACCTGCTGAGCGTCGACGGCGGAGAAACCCTGAGCCGGTACATCTGA
- a CDS encoding N-acyl homoserine lactonase family protein has product MSSGEIKLTVMPVGKFEASLSWLLFDPARVVGTRQEPHKAAPWVDVPVHSVLIQHPEGNLLWDTGLPRDWETKWAPTGLTDYWPVVAEEQEWFDSRLRQAGVETGDIDFLVFSHLHWDHAGNGWMFNGTDAKVVCSQAEYEGAFGFDGYCDGPFIRSDYGELPFETVQEDTEILPGVTLLQTPGHTWGTMSLQVDLPDTGTMIFTSDAIFLGDNFGPPAVTPGIVHDSQKWLSSVEKIRGIAERTDATVIFGHDAEQAKHMRSAPDYYT; this is encoded by the coding sequence ATGAGCAGCGGCGAGATCAAGCTCACCGTCATGCCGGTGGGCAAGTTCGAGGCCAGTCTGAGCTGGCTGTTGTTCGACCCCGCACGCGTGGTCGGCACCCGTCAGGAACCCCACAAGGCGGCACCCTGGGTGGACGTGCCCGTTCACTCCGTGCTGATCCAGCACCCCGAGGGCAACCTTCTGTGGGACACCGGGCTGCCGCGCGACTGGGAGACCAAGTGGGCTCCGACCGGGCTGACGGATTACTGGCCGGTCGTCGCCGAGGAGCAGGAGTGGTTCGACTCCCGTCTGCGACAGGCCGGAGTGGAGACCGGTGACATCGACTTCCTGGTCTTCTCCCACCTGCACTGGGACCACGCGGGCAACGGCTGGATGTTCAACGGCACCGACGCCAAGGTCGTGTGCAGCCAGGCGGAGTACGAGGGCGCGTTCGGCTTCGATGGCTATTGCGACGGCCCGTTCATCCGCAGCGACTACGGCGAACTGCCCTTCGAGACCGTCCAGGAGGACACCGAGATCCTGCCCGGCGTCACGTTGCTCCAGACCCCGGGGCACACCTGGGGCACGATGTCGCTCCAGGTGGATCTGCCGGACACCGGGACCATGATCTTCACCTCCGACGCCATCTTCCTGGGCGACAACTTCGGCCCGCCGGCCGTCACGCCGGGCATCGTGCACGACAGCCAGAAGTGGCTGTCGTCGGTCGAGAAGATCAGGGGTATCGCCGAACGCACCGACGCGACCGTGATCTTCGGCCACGACGCCGAACAGGCGAAGCACATGCGGTCCGCCCCGGACTACTACACGTGA
- a CDS encoding zinc ribbon domain-containing protein, with protein MPIYDYECSHGHGFEALVPRWSSPHPACPACGTETRRRPAAGACLTGTASLPPRSHEAPTTWLGTHRGNREVVTGWRRALEQRRNLEERYPELSTPRSPVVAHEGHYHHAPLTVDEVRATTSRPDQPSRPKADGAPA; from the coding sequence ATGCCGATCTATGACTACGAGTGCAGCCACGGACACGGTTTCGAAGCACTTGTCCCCCGTTGGAGTTCGCCTCACCCCGCGTGCCCGGCCTGCGGGACGGAGACCCGGCGCCGGCCAGCAGCCGGGGCCTGCCTGACGGGCACCGCGAGCCTGCCGCCGCGCAGCCACGAGGCCCCGACGACCTGGCTCGGCACGCACCGGGGCAACCGTGAGGTCGTCACCGGCTGGCGGCGGGCACTGGAGCAGCGCAGGAACCTCGAAGAGCGCTATCCGGAACTCTCCACCCCTCGGTCCCCGGTGGTGGCCCACGAAGGCCACTACCACCACGCACCGCTGACCGTGGACGAAGTGCGCGCCACCACGAGCCGCCCCGACCAACCGTCCCGGCCCAAGGCCGACGGAGCGCCTGCATGA
- a CDS encoding alpha/beta fold hydrolase, which yields MTQLEHDYAQLSEVQMHYAVAGEGEPLVLLHGYPQTWLCWERTLPFLTDRFRVIMPDLRGLGDTSRPAGGYDKKTVAADVWELVHDHLGIDNFYLAGHDWGGVVAFRLAADHRDAVSRLAVVDVAIPGDGAPDIGQGGRRWHHRFLQTLDLPEALIEGREHHYLGWFWRNYGHRPDAIDPAHIAEYLRVYTSAGATRAGFAYYRSVTQDVADNTGLPPLEMPVLAVGGGTSWGRGAEVAISCRTMAKDVTEVVIAECGHWVPDEQPEELAGHFRSFFTAARP from the coding sequence ATGACACAACTCGAACACGACTATGCGCAGTTGTCCGAGGTGCAGATGCACTACGCGGTCGCAGGCGAGGGTGAGCCGCTGGTCCTGCTCCACGGTTACCCGCAGACCTGGCTGTGCTGGGAGAGGACCCTGCCGTTCCTCACCGACCGCTTCCGGGTGATCATGCCCGACCTGCGCGGGCTGGGAGACACCTCCCGCCCGGCCGGCGGGTACGACAAGAAGACCGTCGCGGCGGATGTGTGGGAACTCGTCCACGACCACCTCGGTATCGACAACTTCTATCTGGCCGGACACGACTGGGGCGGAGTGGTGGCCTTCCGGCTGGCCGCCGACCACCGCGACGCCGTCAGCCGACTGGCCGTCGTCGATGTGGCCATCCCCGGCGACGGCGCCCCCGACATCGGCCAGGGCGGACGCCGTTGGCACCATCGTTTCCTGCAGACCCTCGACCTGCCCGAGGCACTCATCGAAGGACGCGAGCACCACTACCTCGGCTGGTTCTGGCGGAACTACGGACACCGGCCGGATGCCATCGACCCCGCGCACATCGCCGAGTACCTCCGTGTGTACACCTCCGCGGGCGCGACCCGCGCCGGGTTCGCCTACTACCGGAGCGTCACCCAGGACGTTGCGGACAACACCGGGCTGCCGCCCCTGGAGATGCCGGTCCTGGCTGTCGGTGGCGGCACCAGTTGGGGACGAGGGGCCGAAGTGGCCATCTCCTGCCGAACGATGGCCAAGGACGTCACGGAAGTAGTGATCGCCGAGTGCGGGCACTGGGTCCCCGACGAGCAGCCCGAGGAACTGGCCGGGCACTTCCGCTCCTTCTTCACGGCCGCCCGGCCGTAA
- a CDS encoding sugar phosphate isomerase/epimerase family protein: MSVVAPSGRTIAERIGVSTVCFRHLELAPALERIASLGADAVDLVALRGLCEHVSPDGEPGQLRKAAAAVEASGLKPLALNADPESFDEQDFAVVLNRVERLTEFCATVGSPLLILPAGAALYHGDNDVTAGDLTARLAQVIEGSLMAAAVGQRYGVQVAVEAPHYLRLASTLELADQLGSQLPLVFDTSHVAAGGFDPAQAFPQRAHQIVHVQLRDAVPGDIRRAVGHGDIDFARFFDASESAGYQGAYVLELETHNSPYTSKDDEVTAALSAMFLAASESGHDGREDR, encoded by the coding sequence ATGTCTGTCGTCGCGCCCAGCGGGCGCACCATCGCCGAGCGTATCGGTGTCTCCACCGTCTGCTTCCGGCACCTTGAGCTGGCCCCCGCCCTGGAACGGATCGCCTCACTGGGCGCCGACGCCGTCGACCTCGTAGCACTGCGTGGACTGTGCGAGCACGTCTCTCCCGACGGCGAACCCGGTCAGCTGCGCAAGGCCGCAGCCGCGGTCGAGGCCAGCGGTCTGAAGCCGCTCGCGCTGAACGCGGATCCCGAGTCCTTCGACGAGCAGGACTTCGCCGTGGTACTGAACCGCGTGGAGAGGCTGACCGAATTCTGCGCCACCGTCGGTTCGCCTCTGCTCATCCTTCCTGCCGGTGCTGCCCTGTACCACGGCGACAACGACGTCACGGCCGGTGACCTCACGGCTCGGCTTGCCCAGGTGATCGAAGGCTCCCTCATGGCGGCGGCCGTCGGGCAGCGATACGGGGTGCAGGTGGCCGTCGAGGCACCGCACTACCTCCGGCTGGCCAGCACGCTCGAACTGGCCGACCAACTGGGTTCGCAGCTGCCGCTGGTGTTCGACACCTCGCATGTCGCCGCGGGTGGCTTCGACCCCGCGCAGGCGTTCCCCCAGCGCGCCCACCAGATCGTGCACGTGCAGTTGCGCGACGCGGTCCCTGGCGACATACGGCGTGCTGTCGGCCACGGAGACATCGACTTCGCCCGGTTCTTCGACGCCTCGGAATCCGCCGGCTACCAGGGCGCCTATGTTCTGGAGTTGGAGACCCACAACAGCCCGTACACCAGCAAGGACGACGAGGTGACGGCAGCTCTGTCCGCCATGTTCCTCGCAGCCTCAGAAAGTGGACACGACGGCCGGGAGGACCGATGA
- a CDS encoding NAD(P)-dependent oxidoreductase yields MTRVGFVGVGAIGLPMAKHLVTAGFEVVAFDASPARLDEAAAAGMLPATSAGETAKDADAVLVMVATPQQLHEAVLGDGGVAEGIAAGTCCVIMSTVGVDGVHAVADALAERGIGVLDVPVTGGVARAETGTLTLLAGGDLDLLARHTNLLTPMGRIVLCGPAVGDGQAVKLVNQLLCSVHLAAAAEALAFAEALGLDPDTVLEIVKDGAAGSWMLSDRGPRMLAEDPPVRSAVDIFVKDATLVAQAAGVAGFDAPLLTAAASRFRAAAAAGLGRADDSRVITTYRAAGPGPGTGRAGADDAASNLENDR; encoded by the coding sequence ATGACACGCGTGGGATTCGTGGGGGTCGGAGCCATCGGCCTGCCCATGGCGAAGCATCTGGTCACTGCCGGATTCGAGGTCGTCGCCTTCGACGCGTCCCCGGCGCGGCTGGACGAGGCTGCCGCAGCGGGGATGCTTCCGGCAACCAGCGCCGGGGAAACGGCCAAGGACGCCGACGCGGTCCTGGTGATGGTGGCCACGCCTCAGCAGTTGCACGAGGCGGTCCTTGGAGACGGAGGAGTCGCCGAGGGGATCGCCGCGGGCACCTGCTGCGTGATCATGAGCACCGTTGGTGTCGACGGTGTCCACGCGGTCGCCGATGCCCTCGCCGAGCGCGGGATCGGGGTCCTGGACGTACCCGTCACCGGTGGAGTGGCCCGAGCCGAGACCGGCACGCTGACACTGCTGGCCGGCGGCGACCTCGACCTGCTGGCCCGTCACACGAACCTCCTGACGCCGATGGGCCGGATCGTCCTGTGCGGCCCGGCCGTGGGCGACGGGCAGGCGGTCAAACTGGTCAACCAACTGCTGTGCAGCGTCCACTTGGCCGCGGCCGCCGAGGCTCTGGCCTTCGCGGAGGCCCTCGGTCTGGACCCGGACACCGTGCTCGAGATCGTCAAGGACGGTGCGGCCGGCTCGTGGATGCTGTCCGACCGCGGCCCTCGCATGCTCGCCGAGGATCCGCCGGTCCGCTCCGCCGTCGACATCTTCGTCAAGGACGCGACGTTGGTCGCCCAGGCCGCCGGCGTGGCCGGATTCGACGCGCCGCTGCTCACGGCGGCGGCAAGCCGGTTCCGTGCCGCCGCGGCTGCCGGTCTGGGCCGCGCTGACGACTCCCGCGTCATCACCACGTACCGCGCTGCCGGGCCTGGACCGGGAACCGGACGAGCAGGGGCGGATGATGCCGCGTCAAACTTGGAGAACGACCGATGA
- a CDS encoding dihydroxyacetone kinase family protein, whose amino-acid sequence MTHLFNDPAAFTEDMLAGFLDANSDYVTGVPGGVVRAQETPQGKVAVVVGGGSGHYPAFCGVVGRGFADGAVVGNIFTSPSAQEAYTVAKAATGDAGVLILSGNYAGDVLNFTSAAQRLTAEGMQARVLFVTDDLASAPATEPERRRGVAGDFVVFRVAGAAAEAGYDLDAVETAARRANDRTHTLGVAFSGCTLPGARTPLFTVPEGRMGVGLGIHGEPGVSEADMPSASELAVRLVDGVLAERPADCSGRIAVILNGLGTTKYEELFVVWATVSRLLTERGLTVVEPEVGELVTSLDMAGVSLTVTFLDEELESLWRAPADTPAYRKGLARLAQEGGERRRRSPAAQGGTSTETAQIPPATPASRQAAAAVVTALSSMRTALIESADELGRIDAVAGDGDHGRGMVKGVTAAVEAAMSLAEHGAGVSTMLTGAGDAWATRAGGTSGALWGAGLCAAGARLSDTASTITAEDVSDALRRGVNTIVAIGKAAPGDKTLLDAALPFADALESAIGRGADLWTAWDEAAAVAHTAALATADLVPKTGRARPLAARSIGTPDAGATSYALCVRSVLSIRTKEHAE is encoded by the coding sequence ATGACCCATCTGTTCAACGACCCGGCGGCCTTCACCGAGGACATGCTCGCCGGATTCCTCGACGCCAACTCCGACTACGTCACCGGCGTACCCGGGGGCGTGGTCCGTGCCCAGGAGACCCCCCAGGGCAAGGTCGCCGTCGTCGTCGGAGGCGGCTCCGGGCACTACCCCGCCTTCTGCGGCGTCGTCGGCCGTGGCTTCGCCGATGGCGCTGTCGTCGGGAACATCTTCACCTCGCCCTCCGCCCAGGAGGCCTACACCGTGGCGAAGGCCGCAACCGGTGACGCAGGGGTGCTGATCCTCTCCGGGAACTACGCGGGCGACGTCCTGAACTTCACCAGCGCCGCGCAGCGGCTGACCGCTGAGGGCATGCAGGCCCGGGTGCTGTTCGTCACGGACGATCTCGCCAGTGCACCCGCCACCGAACCCGAGCGCCGCCGAGGGGTGGCCGGTGACTTCGTGGTCTTCCGTGTGGCGGGTGCCGCGGCCGAGGCCGGCTACGACCTCGACGCCGTGGAGACCGCGGCGAGGCGCGCCAACGACCGTACCCACACCCTCGGAGTGGCCTTCTCCGGCTGCACCCTGCCAGGCGCTCGGACGCCTCTGTTCACCGTGCCCGAGGGACGCATGGGCGTCGGGCTGGGGATCCACGGTGAGCCCGGAGTGTCGGAGGCCGACATGCCGTCCGCCTCCGAACTGGCCGTCCGGCTCGTCGACGGTGTTCTCGCCGAGCGCCCCGCCGACTGCTCGGGCCGCATCGCGGTGATCCTCAACGGACTGGGCACCACCAAGTACGAGGAACTCTTCGTCGTGTGGGCGACGGTGTCGCGACTCCTCACCGAACGGGGCCTGACCGTCGTCGAACCAGAGGTGGGCGAGTTGGTGACCAGCCTCGACATGGCCGGTGTCTCCCTCACCGTGACCTTCCTCGACGAGGAACTGGAGTCACTGTGGCGCGCGCCGGCGGACACCCCCGCCTACCGCAAGGGGCTCGCCCGCCTCGCCCAGGAGGGAGGCGAGCGCCGACGGCGCTCCCCAGCAGCACAGGGCGGCACGTCCACCGAGACGGCACAGATCCCGCCCGCGACACCCGCGTCCCGGCAGGCCGCAGCCGCCGTCGTCACAGCCCTGAGCAGCATGCGGACCGCACTGATCGAATCCGCCGACGAACTCGGCCGCATCGACGCCGTCGCCGGAGACGGCGACCACGGGCGGGGCATGGTCAAGGGCGTGACCGCCGCAGTCGAGGCGGCCATGTCTCTTGCCGAGCACGGGGCAGGCGTGTCCACCATGCTGACCGGGGCGGGCGACGCCTGGGCCACGAGAGCGGGTGGTACCTCCGGTGCCCTGTGGGGAGCCGGTCTGTGTGCGGCCGGGGCACGTCTGAGCGACACCGCGTCCACCATCACCGCCGAGGATGTCTCGGACGCCCTGCGGCGAGGGGTGAACACCATCGTCGCCATCGGCAAGGCCGCTCCTGGTGACAAGACGCTGCTGGACGCTGCCCTGCCGTTCGCCGATGCCCTGGAGAGCGCCATCGGCCGTGGCGCGGACCTGTGGACCGCGTGGGACGAGGCGGCGGCCGTGGCCCACACCGCTGCCCTGGCGACCGCGGACCTGGTTCCGAAGACAGGCCGGGCCCGCCCGTTGGCGGCCCGCAGCATCGGCACGCCCGATGCCGGGGCGACGTCCTACGCCCTGTGTGTCCGATCAGTCCTTTCCATACGCACGAAGGAGCACGCCGAATGA
- a CDS encoding ribose-5-phosphate isomerase produces MTGHQPLRLVVGCDDAGLEYKEALKADLQADDRIAEVIDVGVSPGETTAYPHVAVTAAKLVAAGEAERALLICGTGLGMAISANKVPGVRAVTAHDSFSVERAVLSNNAQVLCFGQRVVGLELARRLAREWLDYRFDTSSASAAKVAAISGYEQKTPSNDSGTP; encoded by the coding sequence ATGACCGGACACCAGCCCCTGCGACTGGTCGTCGGCTGCGACGACGCGGGCCTGGAATACAAGGAGGCCCTCAAGGCCGACCTGCAGGCAGACGACCGGATCGCCGAGGTCATCGACGTGGGGGTGAGCCCAGGCGAGACCACCGCCTATCCGCATGTAGCGGTTACCGCGGCCAAGCTTGTCGCGGCAGGGGAAGCAGAGCGGGCACTCCTCATCTGTGGCACCGGGCTCGGTATGGCGATATCCGCCAACAAGGTGCCGGGCGTCCGGGCCGTCACCGCCCACGACAGCTTCTCGGTGGAGCGGGCCGTGCTGTCCAACAACGCCCAGGTGTTGTGCTTCGGCCAGCGGGTCGTGGGCCTGGAACTCGCCCGCCGCCTGGCTCGCGAATGGCTCGACTACCGCTTCGACACCAGCTCCGCCTCCGCCGCCAAGGTCGCGGCAATCTCCGGATACGAGCAGAAGACTCCCTCGAACGACTCCGGCACACCGTGA